Genomic DNA from Candidatus Rokuibacteriota bacterium:
TGCTGGTCACGGGGGCGAGCGGGATGCTCGGGAGCGCGCTCTGTCCGGAGCTCCGGAGCCGCGGTTTTCAGGTGATCGCCACCGACTGGCGGCCGGATGACCGGCTGGGGACACTCCTCGACGTTCGGGACTACGAAGAGGTCAAGCGGGTGGTGGACCGAGAAGCCCCCGAGATCGTCATGCACCTGGCAGCCGAGACGGACGTGGACCGATGCGAGATCGAGCCCGACCATGCCATGCTCACGAATGCCATGGGGACCGAACACGTGGCCCTGGCCTGTCGCCGGGCCGACATCCTGATGGTCTACATCGGCACGGCCGGGGTCTTCGACGGCATGAAACACACCCCCTACATCGAGTTCGACCTTCCCAACCCGGTCAACGTGTACGGGAGATCGAAGTGGGAGGGGGAGAAGCTGGTCGCCGGGCTTCTCCGCCGCTACTTCATTTTTCGAGCCAGCTGGATGGTGGGTGGGGGGCCCCGGGATAAGAAGTTCGTCCGGAAGATCGCCGAGCTGATCGCAAACCAGGATGAGGTCGCCGTGGTCAACGACAAGTGGGGGACCCCGACCTTCACATTCGATCTTGCCCGAGCGATGGTCGACCTCATCCAGACGACGGACCGCTATGGGCTTTATCATCTGG
This window encodes:
- the rfbD gene encoding dTDP-4-dehydrorhamnose reductase, whose translation is MAEVGVMAGKVLVTGASGMLGSALCPELRSRGFQVIATDWRPDDRLGTLLDVRDYEEVKRVVDREAPEIVMHLAAETDVDRCEIEPDHAMLTNAMGTEHVALACRRADILMVYIGTAGVFDGMKHTPYIEFDLPNPVNVYGRSKWEGEKLVAGLLRRYFIFRASWMVGGGPRDKKFVRKIAELIANQDEVAVVNDKWGTPTFTFDLARAMVDLIQTTDRYGLYHLGNQGSCTRFELAQEVARCLGREQVRIRPIPSAAFPLPAPRARSEMLENYKLRLLGEDKMPPWQESLVRYLREWPVGQAVRSGG